In Bos mutus isolate GX-2022 chromosome 2, NWIPB_WYAK_1.1, whole genome shotgun sequence, one DNA window encodes the following:
- the A3GALT2 gene encoding LOW QUALITY PROTEIN: alpha-1,3-galactosyltransferase 2 (The sequence of the model RefSeq protein was modified relative to this genomic sequence to represent the inferred CDS: substituted 1 base at 1 genomic stop codon), translated as MRRLLPMRAYLLAQSPDWCPVAGRQHICGLCEGPVWQMMTPHPHKENCTAFLKGSINIKLGPTLKIYVCISMLKEQGGGGKGPPLWGVAGEEVSEPPWWLSGAFLSVGGAESLGMGNRKKRCPGAEAGSKSDADGIKEDASGLGQAAPPGLACPLTLRAQWWGPENVQGRKSWSDRRGEEGSLQPRLPHFFASGTCWQQWQGSGPLWPVQLGESMLDLDFHFLEDKARPSQSLSLYVRWERELKLLKEDRVDLQGCLTQEDPLEKGEVTHSSILGLPLWLSWAWKKIFCQLILLALGILGLLLFGLPVLRHLEVLIPMGVCPLARTPLLRDNFTGPLHPGAPEVLTCTSWGAPIIWDGTFDPDVAQKEAVQRNLTVGLTVFAVGRYLEKYLERFLETAEQHFMVGQRVVYYVFTERPAAVPRVPLGPGRRLRVERVGRERRWHDVSMARMRALHAALGGRLGREARFVLCMDVDXHFSGTFGPEALAESVAQLHAWRYRWPRRLLPFERDARSAAALGPGEGDFYYHAAVFGGSVAALRRLTAHCARALRRDRARGLEAPWHDESHLNKFFWLHKPAKLLSPEFCWSPDIGCRAEIRRPRLLWAPKEYALLRR; from the exons ATGAGGAGATTACTGCCCATGAGAGCTTACCTTCTAGCACAGAGCCCTGACTGGTGTCCTGTGGCCGGACGCCAACATATCTGTGGGCTCTGCGAGGGGCCTGTGTGGCAGATGATGAC GCCACACCCACACAAGGAGAACTGCACGGCTTTCCTCAAGGGCTCCATAAACATCAAGCTGGGGCCCACCCTCAAGATCTACGTGTGCATCAGCATGCTCAAGGAGCAGGGCGGTGGAGGGAAGGGCCCCCCGCTGTGGGGCGTGGCTGGGGAGGAGGTCTCGGAACCTCCTTGGTGGCTCTCAGGGGCCTTTCTTTCtgtgggaggggcagagag CCTCGGGATGGGGAATAGGAAAAAGCGCTGCCCCGGTGCAGAGGCAGGATCAAAAAGCGATGCAG ACGGCATTAAGGAAGATGCCAGTGGGCTGGGCCAAGCTGCGCCTCCTGGTCTTGCCTGTCCACTCACCCTGAGAGCCCAGTGGTGGGGCCCAGAGAACGTCCAAGGGCGGAAGAGCTGGAGTGACCGCCGAGGTGAAGAAGGCAGCCTTCAGCCTCGGCTCCCACACTTCTTTGCCTCTGGAACTTGCTGGCAGCAGT GGCAGGGGAGCGGGCCACTGTGGCCCGTGCAGCTTGGCGAGTCCATGCTGGACCTCGACTTCCACTTTCTGGAGGACAAAGCCAGGCCCAGCCAGAGTCTGTCCTTGTATGTGAGGTGGGAGAGGGAGCTGAAACTCCTGAAAGAGGATAGGGTGGATCTGCAGGGCTGCCTGACACAG gaagatccactggagaagggagaggttacccactccagtattcttgggcttcccttgtggctcagctg ggcctGGAAGAAAATCTTCTGCCAGCTGATCCTACTTGCACTTGGCATCTTAGGGCTGCTCCTGTTCGGGCTTCCTGTACTCAG GCATCTGGAAGTCCTCATCCCTATGGGTGTCTGCCCTCTGGCCAGAACGCCCCTGCTGAGAGACAATTTCACAGGTCCCCTGCATCCTGG GGCCCCCGAGGTCCTAACCTGTACTTCCTGGGGGGCTCCCATTATTTGGGATGGCACCTTCGACCCAGACGTGGCCCAGAAAGAGGCTGTACAGCGGAACCTCACTGTGGGTCTGACTGTCTTTGCTGTAGGCAG GTACCTGGAGAAGTACCTGGAGCGCTTCCTGGAGACTGCCGAGCAGCACTTCATGGTGGGCCAGCGCGTGGTGTACTACGTGTTCACCGAGCGTCCGGCCGCGGTACCCCGCGTGCCGCTGGGCCCGGGCCGCCGGCTGCGCGTGGAGCGGGTGGGACGCGAGCGCCGCTGGCATGACGTGTCCATGGCGCGCATGCGCGCGCTGCACGCAGCGCTGGGCGGCCGCCTGGGCCGCGAGGCGCGCTTCGTGCTCTGCATGGACGTGGACTAGCACTTCAGCGGCACCTTCGGGCCCGAGGCGCTGGCCGAGTCGGTGGCGCAGCTGCACGCCTGGCGCTACCGCTGGCCCCGGCGGCTGCTGCCATTCGAGCGCGACGCGCGCTCGGCCGCCGCCCTGGGCCCCGGGGAGGGCGACTTCTACTACCACGCGGCCGTGTTCGGGGGCAGCGTGGCGGCCCTGCGGCGGCTGACGGCGCACTGCGCGCGGGCCCTTCGGCGGGACCGCGCGCGCGGCCTGGAGGCGCCCTGGCACGACGAGAGCCACCTCAACAAGTTCTTCTGGCTGCACAAGCCCGCCAAGCTGCTGTCGCCCGAGTTCTGCTGGAGCCCCGACATAGGCTGCCGGGCCGAGATCCGCCGCCCGCGCCTGCTCTGGGCGCCCAAGGAGTATGCCTTGCTACGTCGCTAG